A stretch of Macadamia integrifolia cultivar HAES 741 chromosome 7, SCU_Mint_v3, whole genome shotgun sequence DNA encodes these proteins:
- the LOC122083246 gene encoding lysM domain-containing GPI-anchored protein 2-like produces the protein MAIRSSATAALLLSLMALLSALIVSSPDLGFTCTTQATCKSVIDYVSPNTTTLANISSLFGVTNFYDLLGANSLAVSTKPSQIFKANNTIKIPFPCICSNDTGISNKVPVYTVQPNDGLDHIARDVFSALVTYQQIARVNNIPNPNLILTGQKLWIPLPCSCDEVSGAQVVHYGHVVAKGSSVEQIAEEYGTDQNTLLKLNGMSNTSELIAGEVLDVPLKVCSSSVNKTSEDYPLLVPNGTYALTAYNCVKCSCQSSNNYTLHCNPSEVTPSNVTKCPSMLCQDGSVIGNTTSTCSTCAYAGFIKTSILTTLDNSTCSSNSAPSPSSNSAQGRFGSQGSSWSVLLATIHLGLLCFGLLC, from the exons ATGGCGATAAGGAGTTCCGCAACCGCAGCGCTACTCTTGAGCCTCATGGCCTTGCTTTCCGCCCTAATTGTCTCATCGCCGGACCTAGGGTTCACCTGCACTACCCAAGCCACATGCAAGTCTGTGATTGATTACGTTTCTCCCAACACCACGACCCTCGCCAACATCTCCTCCCTCTTCGGCGTCACAAATTTCTACGATTTACTTGGGGCAAATTCCTTGGCAGTCTCCACAAAACCTAGCCAGATCTTCAAAGCCAACAATACCATCAAGATCCCTTTCCCCTGTATCTGCTCCAACGATACAGGAATCTCAAATAAGGTTCCCGTGTACACTGTACAGCCAAATGACGGTCTGGATCACATCGCTAGGGATGTCTTTTCAGCGCTGGTGACTTACCAGCAGATTGCCCGAGTCAATAACATCCCTAACCCTAACTTGATCCTGACTGGGCAGAAACTTTGGATTCCGCTGCCCTGTAGCTGCGACGAGGTGAGCGGAGCTCAGGTCGTCCATTATGGACATGTGGTGGCGAAGGGAAGCTCCGTGGAGCAGATCGCCGAGGAGTATGGGACCGATCAAAACACTTTGTTGAAGCTCAATGGAATGTCCAACACCAGCGAACTCATAGCCGGCGAGGTCCTCGATGTTCCTCTCAAAG TTTGTTCATCCTCAGTCAACAAAACTTCAGAAGACTACCCCTTGCTTGTTCCTAATGGAACTTATGCCTTGACTGCTTACAATTGCGTAAAGTGCTCATGCCAGTCTTCTAACAATTACAC ATTGCACTGCAACCCATCAGAAGTTACACCATCCAATGTGACTAAATGCCCTTCCATGCTATGCCAAGATGGTTCTGTCATTGGGAATACCACATCAACTTGCTCCACCTGCGCCTATGCTGGATTCATTAAAACAAGCATATTAACTACTCTTGACAATAGCACTTGTTCAA GTAATTCGGCACCTTCACCTTCAAGCAATTCGGCACAGGGAAGGTTTGGTTCTCAGGGTTCAAGTTGGAGTGTTCTTCTTGCAACTATTCACTTGGGCTTGCTCTGTTTTGGCCTTCTTTGTTAA
- the LOC122083407 gene encoding uncharacterized protein LOC122083407 isoform X1: MSSSLAVKPTSTSPSPSPLIFSSRSRFFSSISFPRKTNRRCVLRTRACSSDDKNPEAGDSKPPNGNLPKSRREILLEYVKNVQPEFMELFVKRAPQQVIDAMRQTVTNMIGTLPPQFFAVTVSTVAENLAQLMYSVMMTGYMFRNAQYRLELQQSLEQVALPDVQGKKDSPDYAPGTQKNVTGEVIRWNNVSGPEKMDVVKYIELLEGEIEELNCQLGKRSANGQNELLEYLKSLEPQNLKELTSSAGEDVMLAMNTFIKRLLAVSDPGQMKTTATETSAPELARLLYWLMVVGYSIRNIEVRFDMERVLGTPPKLAELPPGENI; the protein is encoded by the exons ATGTCTTCTTCGTTGGCAGTGAAGCCAACCTCAACATCGCCATCTCCGTCGCCACTTATCTTTTCCTCTCGTTCtcgttttttttcttcaatcagCTTCCCTAGAAAGACCAATCGAAGATGCGTTTTGAGAACTCGCGCTTGTTCTTCCGATGACAAAAATCCCGAAGCCGGCGACTCGAAACCCCCTAACGGTAATCTG CCAAAGAGCCGGAGAGAAATTCTATTGGAGTATGTTAAAAATGTGCAGCCAGAATTCATGGAATTGTTTGTGAAAAGAGCACCCCAGCAG GTGATTGATGCAATGCGACAGACAGTTACTAATATGATTGGAACACTTCCCCCACAATTCTTTGCAGTGACAGTGAGCACA GTTGCTGAAAATCTTGCACAGCTCATGTACAGTGTTATGATGACTGGTTACATGTTCAGGAATGCACAGTATCGTTTGGAATTGCAACAGAGTTTAGAGCAGGTTGCTCTTCCTGATGTACAGGGGAAAAAG GATTCACCCGATTATGCACCAGGCACACAGAAAAATGTTACAGGTGAAGTTATCAGGTGGAACAATGTTTCTGGTCCGGAGAAAATGGATGTCGTCAAATACATTGAGTTACTTGAAGGAGAAATTGAGGAACTAAACTGTCAATTAGGAAAGAGATCTGCCAATGGACAGAACGAGCTGTTGGAATATCTTAAATCCCTTGAACCACAGAATCTTAAA GAGCTAACAAGTAGTGCTGGAGAGGATGTTATGTTGGCTATGAATACATTTATAAAGCGCCTCTTGGCGGTTTCAGACCCTGGCCAAATGAAG ACAACAGCAACAGAGACTAGTGCACCAGAACTTGCCAGGTTGCTTTATTGGCTTATGGTAGTTGGCTATAGCATCCGCAACATCGAGGTGCGCTTTGACATGGAGAGAGTACTCGGTACTCCTCCAAAGCTTGCTGAGTTACCACCAGGGGAAAACATCTAG
- the LOC122083407 gene encoding uncharacterized protein LOC122083407 isoform X2: protein MSSSLAVKPTSTSPSPSPLIFSSRSRFFSSISFPRKTNRRCVLRTRACSSDDKNPEAGDSKPPNGNLPKSRREILLEYVKNVQPEFMELFVKRAPQQVIDAMRQTVTNMIGTLPPQFFAVTVSTVAENLAQLMYSVMMTGYMFRNAQYRLELQQSLEQVALPDVQGKKDSPDYAPGTQKNVTGEVIRWNNVSGPEKMDVVKYIELLEGEIEELNCQLGKRSANGQNELLEYLKSLEPQNLKELTSSAGEDVMLAMNTFIKRLLAVSDPGQMKIF from the exons ATGTCTTCTTCGTTGGCAGTGAAGCCAACCTCAACATCGCCATCTCCGTCGCCACTTATCTTTTCCTCTCGTTCtcgttttttttcttcaatcagCTTCCCTAGAAAGACCAATCGAAGATGCGTTTTGAGAACTCGCGCTTGTTCTTCCGATGACAAAAATCCCGAAGCCGGCGACTCGAAACCCCCTAACGGTAATCTG CCAAAGAGCCGGAGAGAAATTCTATTGGAGTATGTTAAAAATGTGCAGCCAGAATTCATGGAATTGTTTGTGAAAAGAGCACCCCAGCAG GTGATTGATGCAATGCGACAGACAGTTACTAATATGATTGGAACACTTCCCCCACAATTCTTTGCAGTGACAGTGAGCACA GTTGCTGAAAATCTTGCACAGCTCATGTACAGTGTTATGATGACTGGTTACATGTTCAGGAATGCACAGTATCGTTTGGAATTGCAACAGAGTTTAGAGCAGGTTGCTCTTCCTGATGTACAGGGGAAAAAG GATTCACCCGATTATGCACCAGGCACACAGAAAAATGTTACAGGTGAAGTTATCAGGTGGAACAATGTTTCTGGTCCGGAGAAAATGGATGTCGTCAAATACATTGAGTTACTTGAAGGAGAAATTGAGGAACTAAACTGTCAATTAGGAAAGAGATCTGCCAATGGACAGAACGAGCTGTTGGAATATCTTAAATCCCTTGAACCACAGAATCTTAAA GAGCTAACAAGTAGTGCTGGAGAGGATGTTATGTTGGCTATGAATACATTTATAAAGCGCCTCTTGGCGGTTTCAGACCCTGGCCAAATGAAG ATATTCTGA
- the LOC122083136 gene encoding O-fucosyltransferase 6-like isoform X1 — MAFSRRRHLLQHQFQYLRCLIPTISIVSATLLILLALLSFLAPAPVDNLSLGRRYLNRVSFDGGIEVHGSANASGVFRVPMDGGNLGHDLWGSTLSRFYYGCSNASNKFATPDVITEPNRYLLIATSGGLNQQRTGKKHGMVSTVLVYVKYLCIIFCRFYMFPF, encoded by the exons ATGGCTTTCTCACGGCGGCGCCACCTGTTGCAGCATCAGTTCCAATACCTCCGCTGCCTGATTCCGACAATCTCAATCGTTTCCGCCACTCTCCTCATCCTTCTTGcacttctctcttttctcgCTCCTGCTCCCGTCGATAATCTCTCCCTCGGCCGCCGCTACCTCAATCGCGTATCT TTCGATGGTGGCATTGAGGTTCACGGCTCTGCGAATGCGAGTGGCGTTTTCCGTGTTCCA ATGGACGGAGGGAATTTAGGCCATGATCTCTGGGGTTCAACGTTGTCAAGATTCTACTATGGATGTAGTAATGCCAGCAATAAGTTTGCGA CACCGGATGTTATCACAGAACCCAATCGTTATCTGCTGATTGCAACCAGTGGAGGCTTAAATCAACAAAGGACAGGG AAAAAACATGGCATGGTATCAACTGTCCTAGTCTATGTAAAATATTTGTGTATTATTTTTTGTAGATTCTACATGTTTCCCTTTTAA
- the LOC122083136 gene encoding O-fucosyltransferase 6-like isoform X2, with protein MAFSRRRHLLQHQFQYLRCLIPTISIVSATLLILLALLSFLAPAPVDNLSLGRRYLNRFDGGIEVHGSANASGVFRVPMDGGNLGHDLWGSTLSRFYYGCSNASNKFATPDVITEPNRYLLIATSGGLNQQRTGKKHGMVSTVLVYVKYLCIIFCRFYMFPF; from the exons ATGGCTTTCTCACGGCGGCGCCACCTGTTGCAGCATCAGTTCCAATACCTCCGCTGCCTGATTCCGACAATCTCAATCGTTTCCGCCACTCTCCTCATCCTTCTTGcacttctctcttttctcgCTCCTGCTCCCGTCGATAATCTCTCCCTCGGCCGCCGCTACCTCAATCGC TTCGATGGTGGCATTGAGGTTCACGGCTCTGCGAATGCGAGTGGCGTTTTCCGTGTTCCA ATGGACGGAGGGAATTTAGGCCATGATCTCTGGGGTTCAACGTTGTCAAGATTCTACTATGGATGTAGTAATGCCAGCAATAAGTTTGCGA CACCGGATGTTATCACAGAACCCAATCGTTATCTGCTGATTGCAACCAGTGGAGGCTTAAATCAACAAAGGACAGGG AAAAAACATGGCATGGTATCAACTGTCCTAGTCTATGTAAAATATTTGTGTATTATTTTTTGTAGATTCTACATGTTTCCCTTTTAA